Proteins encoded within one genomic window of Methanocaldococcus sp.:
- a CDS encoding DUF366 family protein, producing MNFEIFDTDYITIIFVKDKLNYTGREIEPLWAFKTFDVQKDNIVVFRGKMEVPIDNMKDLKDVKREKDIDIPIKSEDAINFVIEHFDNIDLKTIYLRQRLLVCITKEIIEDYCNLKLRRDGDDLYYNNKKLSVCIACKGIVSSKIHLGINVKSKGAKHIEIIGLKDLGIKDIDKIMKDIAIKYAKEMNKIEKDIRKTLPLY from the coding sequence ATGAACTTTGAGATTTTTGACACTGATTATATAACAATAATTTTTGTTAAAGATAAACTAAATTATACTGGAAGAGAGATAGAGCCGTTATGGGCTTTTAAAACCTTTGATGTTCAAAAAGATAACATAGTTGTTTTTAGAGGTAAAATGGAAGTTCCAATTGATAATATGAAGGATTTAAAAGATGTTAAAAGAGAAAAGGATATAGACATACCAATAAAATCAGAAGATGCCATAAATTTTGTTATAGAGCATTTTGATAACATAGATTTAAAGACAATATATTTAAGGCAAAGATTGTTAGTTTGCATAACTAAAGAAATTATTGAAGATTACTGTAATTTAAAACTGAGAAGAGATGGAGATGATTTATACTATAATAACAAAAAACTGTCTGTATGTATTGCCTGTAAAGGAATTGTTTCTTCAAAGATACACTTAGGAATTAATGTAAAATCAAAAGGAGCAAAACATATAGAAATTATAGGATTGAAAGATTTGGGAATAAAGGATATTGATAAAATTATGAAAGATATAGCAATTAAATACG